The Hemibagrus wyckioides isolate EC202008001 linkage group LG15, SWU_Hwy_1.0, whole genome shotgun sequence genome window below encodes:
- the rnd1b gene encoding rho family GTPase 1b, with the protein MKERRNTQPLVIRCKLVLVGDVQCGKTAMLQVLAKDCYPETYVPTVFENYTACLELEDQRVELSLWDTSGSPYYDNVRPLCYSDSDAVLLCFDISRPDTVESGLKKWKTEIMDFCPNTRILLVGCKTDLRTDVCTLMELSNQKQTPITQEQGSAMAKQLGAEAYLECSAFTSEKSIHSVFRTAALACVNKLQPLAKSSPNRRLSKRLLHLPSRTELLSSTFKKEKAKSCSVM; encoded by the exons ATGAAGGAAAGGAGAAACACACAACCACTTGTGATTAGATGTAAACTCGTTCTGGTTGGTGACGTGCAATGCGGGAAAACAGCTATGCTGCAGGTCCTGGCAAAGGATTGCTATCCAGAg ACCTATGTGCCCACCGTGTTTGAGAACTACACAGCATGCCTGGAGCTTGAAGATCAGCGTGTGGAGTTGAGTTTGTGGGACACGTCAG GTTCTCCTTACTATGACAATGTGAGGCCACTATGTTACAGTGACTCTGATGCCGTGCTCCTGTGCTTCGACATCAGCCGTCCAGACACGGTCGAGAGTGGACTAAAGAAG tGGAAGACAGAGATCATGGACTTCTGCCCCAACACGCGCATTCTGCTCGTTGGCTGCAAAACGGACCTGCGCACAGATGTGTGTACTCTGATGGAACTTTCCAATCAGAAACAAACGCCCATTACCCAAGAGCAG GGTTCagccatggccaagcagctgggGGCCGAGGCGTACCTGGAGTGCTCAGCCTTCACATCAGAGAAGAGCATCCACAGCGTTTTCCGCACCGCGGCTCTGGCCTGCGTCAACAAGCTTCAGCCTCTGGCCAAGTCCAGCCCTAACCGCCGCCTCTCCAAACGCCTCCTCCACCTGCCCAGCCGCACCGAGTTGCTCTCTTCCACCTTCAAGAAGGAGAAGGCCAAGAGCTGCTCAGTCATGTGA